AGGCTTTGAAGCCACCCGGCCCGACTCCGGCCCGGTGCTGCTGGTCGGCCGGCGCCCGCCCGCGCGACGGCGCGGGGATCACCGTGAGGCAGCGGCGTCTGTCTTCTCGCGGAGGTCTCACCCGGAAAAGACTTGCACCTGACGTTAGCGTGAGGTTCTAGCGTGGCTGTTGTCGGGCCCATCAGGGCGTTTCCGACGATGCATACCTACGTGAAGGACCACTCCCCATGCACATCGCCAACTCCGTCGCCCTTGTCACTGGTGCGAGCCGCGGCCTCGGCCGCCACTTCGTCACCCAGCTGCTGGAGCGGGGAGCGACGAAGGTGTACGCCACCGCGCGCAACCCCGAGCGCGTTGATCTGCCCGGAGCGGAGGTGCTGGCGCTCGACATCACCGACCCGGCCTCCGTCGCCGCCGTGGCGGAAGCCGCCTCGGACGTGACGCTGCTGGTCAACAATGCTGGCATCATCACCATCAATGGCCTGGTCAACGGTGACCTGGACCAGATCGAACTGGAGATGGACACCGCCTACTACGGCCCGTTGCGCATGATCCGGGCCTTCGCCCCGATCCTGAGGGCGGGTGGCGGCGGAGCGATCGTCAACGTCCTGTCGGTCGCATCCTGGGTCCCCTCCGAGCACTGGGGTGCCTACAGCGCGGCCAAGGCCGCCGCGTGGAGCCTGACCAACAGTGTCCGCTTGGAACTCTCGCGGCAGAACACCCTGGTCACCGGCCTGTATCTGGGACCCACCGACACCGACATGGCTAAAGGTCAGCCGTTCGAGAAGAACGATCCGGCCGACGTTGTCAGGGCCGCACTCGACGGGGTCGAGGCCAAGCAGTCCGAGGTCATCGCCGACGCGCTGTCTGCGCGGGCCAAGGCCAACCTGGCTCTGGACCCCGCCGTGGTCTACACACCGGCCGCGACCGCCGCCTGACATCCAAGGGTCGCTCACCACGGCGCGACGGTCCGTGACCGATAAGCGCGCCCTCCATTCCCCCAGCTCGCACAGCGAAAAGAAGGCCCCGCCATGAACACCCCCACCTCGTCCAGGCCCAAGGCACTGATCGTCGTCCCCTCGGCTGCTCTTCTGCCGCTCACCGCACCGGCAGGCCACCCCGGCGTCTCCACCGGGTTCTACCTGGTCGAGCTGGCGCAGATCCTCAAGGAATTCGGCGACGAGTACGACTTCACCTTCGCCACCCCCGGCGGGCTCGTCCCGCAGCTGGAGATCAACGGCCTGGCCCTGTCGATGCACGCCGCGGACAAGTTCAGTTCCGCGACGGTCTCGGCCACCGCCGCACAGGTCTTCCGCTTCGATGTCGACACCTTCCGCGCCAAGCGGCCGGAACTCGTCGCCCGCCGGGACAGCGAACTCGCCCTCGCCCGCCGCTACTTGGGCCGCCTTCCCGTCTCCGAGTCGCTGCCGGGCAGTGACAAGGAGGTCGTGGTGCTGCGGGACGACCTGGTCAAGTCGATGCAGGACCTGCCGGAGCACACCTACCAGTCCATCGAGCAGATCGTGCTCAGACACCGTGACCCCGAGGACGCCTTCGACCTGAGCGCGTTCGACTTCGTGCACATGCCCGGCGGCCACGCCCCCATGGTCGATTTCGTCGACAACCCCTGGCTCGGCGAACTCCTGCACACCCTGCGGGAGAACGGGGTGCTGATCTCGCTGATCTGCCACGCCCCCATCGCCATGGCCTCGGCCAAGTACCGGGTGGGTGCTGACGGCACCGTCATCACCGACCTCGACCACGCCTTCAACGGCGTGCGGGTGACCACGGTCGCCAAATCCGCCGAACTCTTCGTCCTCAGCAACGGCTACCTCAAGATCCCCGGCAAGAAGGTACGGATGGGCTACTTCATCGACGAAGCCCTCAGGAACGCCGGCTACAAGGTGGAGACGACCACCAACCCGACCGCCATCAAGGTCATCTGGGAGGAGAGTGTCCGCCTGCTCACCAGCAACGGCCCCCAGTCGATCGACGAGCACGCCGCCCGTCTGCGCACCCTCCTGCCCCGTCACTGACGCCCCGCCTCCCGGCACCGCCGGGACCACAGACCTGGCGCATGCCCTCCACGGACGGCATGCGCCTCGGCATGTGTCCGCCTGATCGACCGTGGTCCGGCACGCTGCTGCCGGACGAGAAGAAGGGCCCGTGATGTCGAGTTCAGCTACGCTGAAACCTCACACTGACGTCAGATGCAACTCTGACACGATGCTGAGCCTGCAAGGAGGAGCGATGCGGATCGGAGAGGTCGCCGAACAGGCAGGAGTCAGCGTCCGGGCGCTGCGGTACTACGAGGAGCAGGGGCTGCTCGGCGCCACCCGTACCGGCGGGGGGCAGCGGCAGTACCCGGAGGGCGCGGTCGCCCGGGTCCGGATGATCCAGCAGCTGTACGCCGCCGGCCTGTCGAGCAGGCTCGTCCGCGAGGTCCTGCCGCGGTGCATGAACGAGGGCCCCTCGCCCGTCGGGTTCAGCGACACCCTCATCACCGAACGGGCCCGCATCGACCGCCAGATCGGCGACCTGACGGCAGTGCGCGCCCGCCTCGACGAGATCATCGAGGTGGCGACGGACCCCAGCCACCCGCACCACAGCCACCCCGTACGCGGCGGCGCTGCCGCCAGTACCGCCTGAGGCCGTGCCGGCGCACACCGCTGATGAACGGTGTGCGCCAGGACCGCCTCAGTGACCGACCCCATCGTCACCTCGGTGGGGTCGCCGCGCGCGAAACGTCGACCGCCTGGCTGCACGGCCTCGCCCCGGCCTGTGCGTCCGGTACCGGACAGCGACGGCCTCTGTCCCCGCGGGGACAGAGGCCGTCGTACAAGAGGGTGGGCGTCGTACTCACTCCATGGCGAGGACAACACGCCCCTGGAGCCCGCCCTTGATCATGCGCGCGTATGCCTGCGCGGCCTCCTGCAGCGGGTAGGTCTCGGCCACGCGGAGCGCCAGGTCTCCCGCCGCGGCCAGATCGGACAGCGTGGTGAGCATCGCTCCGTCCGGGCCGACCTGCGTCAGCAGCACCCGGATCCCCCGCTCGGCCTCAGGAAGGGCGTCACGCCGCGTGGTCACGAACCTGCCACCGTCCGCCACCGCCCCGATGGCGGTCTGCCCCAGCCTTGCCGTGTCGAGAACGGCGTCGACTCCTTCGGGACGCACCGTGCGGACGGTCTCGACGAGCGGCTGCGACGCCGGCACGTACACGTCGGCCCCCGCCACCTTCGTCGCGAACTCGCCCTCGGGCGAGAGATCGGTCGCGATGACCACGGCTCCCCGGCGCTTGGCCAGCTGCACCGCGTAGCCGCCGACCGCTCCCTCCGCCCCGGTGATGAGCACGGTCTGGCCCGCCTGGATGCCGAGCAGCTCGACGGACTGGGCCGCG
This is a stretch of genomic DNA from Streptomyces sp. NBC_00285. It encodes these proteins:
- a CDS encoding SDR family oxidoreductase, giving the protein MHIANSVALVTGASRGLGRHFVTQLLERGATKVYATARNPERVDLPGAEVLALDITDPASVAAVAEAASDVTLLVNNAGIITINGLVNGDLDQIELEMDTAYYGPLRMIRAFAPILRAGGGGAIVNVLSVASWVPSEHWGAYSAAKAAAWSLTNSVRLELSRQNTLVTGLYLGPTDTDMAKGQPFEKNDPADVVRAALDGVEAKQSEVIADALSARAKANLALDPAVVYTPAATAA
- a CDS encoding DJ-1/PfpI family protein, whose amino-acid sequence is MNTPTSSRPKALIVVPSAALLPLTAPAGHPGVSTGFYLVELAQILKEFGDEYDFTFATPGGLVPQLEINGLALSMHAADKFSSATVSATAAQVFRFDVDTFRAKRPELVARRDSELALARRYLGRLPVSESLPGSDKEVVVLRDDLVKSMQDLPEHTYQSIEQIVLRHRDPEDAFDLSAFDFVHMPGGHAPMVDFVDNPWLGELLHTLRENGVLISLICHAPIAMASAKYRVGADGTVITDLDHAFNGVRVTTVAKSAELFVLSNGYLKIPGKKVRMGYFIDEALRNAGYKVETTTNPTAIKVIWEESVRLLTSNGPQSIDEHAARLRTLLPRH
- a CDS encoding MerR family transcriptional regulator: MRIGEVAEQAGVSVRALRYYEEQGLLGATRTGGGQRQYPEGAVARVRMIQQLYAAGLSSRLVREVLPRCMNEGPSPVGFSDTLITERARIDRQIGDLTAVRARLDEIIEVATDPSHPHHSHPVRGGAAASTA
- a CDS encoding NADP-dependent oxidoreductase codes for the protein MRAAVYRSLGGPDVVEIAEVDKPVPGLSEIRIKVQAAALNPTDVAAWSGGFFTAPPEGAAYGLGWDVAGIVDAAGPGSHWEPGQSVIAFSHGLPLGLNRGQAEYIVVPSQAIAAAPAGVDPAHAATIPLNGLTAAQSVELLGIQAGQTVLITGAEGAVGGYAVQLAKRRGAVVIATDLSPEGEFATKVAGADVYVPASQPLVETVRTVRPEGVDAVLDTARLGQTAIGAVADGGRFVTTRRDALPEAERGIRVLLTQVGPDGAMLTTLSDLAAAGDLALRVAETYPLQEAAQAYARMIKGGLQGRVVLAME